One genomic window of Prochlorococcus sp. MIT 0801 includes the following:
- the mazG gene encoding nucleoside triphosphate pyrophosphohydrolase, with protein MTNTNQINTKNKMNKLLEVVSDLRDPINGCPWDLKQTHLSLVPYVLEEAYEVAHAIREENPSELKEELGDLLLQVILHAQIAKEKNLFDITDIIDMITEKLIRRHPHVFQNKAKVSIKEVEDSWETIKNNEKPLNNSNTPISDRLKLKIRPQPSTKAALIISKKASKNGFEWEKIDQIWDKLYEELEELKDALKKENTSEAEAEIGDVLFTLINIARWNKISIEDGLAKTNKRFLERLTYIEENIDGELHSQSKKKLEKYWKLAKINLKH; from the coding sequence ATGACAAACACAAACCAAATAAATACAAAAAATAAAATGAATAAACTCCTTGAAGTAGTTTCAGACCTTAGAGATCCAATCAATGGCTGTCCTTGGGACCTAAAGCAAACGCATCTTTCTTTGGTCCCATATGTTCTAGAAGAAGCCTATGAAGTTGCTCACGCAATAAGAGAAGAAAATCCTAGTGAATTAAAAGAAGAGCTTGGAGATCTCTTACTACAAGTAATTTTGCATGCTCAAATAGCAAAAGAAAAAAACTTATTTGACATAACTGACATCATTGACATGATCACTGAAAAACTAATTCGAAGGCATCCACATGTATTTCAAAATAAAGCAAAAGTTAGTATCAAAGAAGTGGAAGACTCTTGGGAAACAATCAAGAATAATGAAAAACCATTAAATAATTCAAACACCCCAATTAGTGACCGATTGAAATTAAAGATAAGACCACAACCTTCTACGAAAGCAGCACTGATTATCTCCAAAAAAGCTTCAAAAAACGGATTCGAATGGGAAAAAATTGATCAAATCTGGGATAAATTATATGAAGAATTAGAAGAATTAAAAGATGCATTAAAAAAAGAAAATACTTCCGAAGCTGAAGCTGAAATAGGAGACGTATTATTTACATTGATAAATATTGCAAGATGGAATAAAATTTCAATAGAAGATGGATTAGCAAAAACTAATAAAAGATTCCTAGAACGATTAACATACATAGAAGAAAATATAGATGGCGAATTACATTCCCAATCAAAAAAGAAATTAGAAAAATACTGGAAATTAGCGAAGATCAATCTCAAGCATTAA
- the gcvT gene encoding glycine cleavage system aminomethyltransferase GcvT, with protein sequence MKLLQTPLYQECKELGGKMVPFANWEMPVSFSGLIEEHNAVRKNVGMFDISHMGVVQLKGKNIKSALQNLVPSDVFRIGPGEACYTVFLKENGGIQDDLIIYDQGILETKEESIALVINAARKESDMEWLSSNLAKKEITISEFMPEGALIAIQGPESISTLEKILEEPLYNLPRFGHRTITSNPNLINSQESIFVARTGYTGEEGFEFLSSPETARSIWKRLIASGVTPCGLGARDTLRLEASMHLYGNDINLDTTPFEAGLGWLVHLEMPNDFIGRKALEKQAEVGTQKKLVGIQVLDKGIARKGYPVLYNSETVGIVTSGTWSPTLKKPIALAYVPSEIAKVHTQIEVEIRGTKHPAIIVKRPFYRKGF encoded by the coding sequence ATGAAATTACTGCAAACTCCTCTTTATCAAGAATGCAAAGAATTAGGCGGTAAAATGGTCCCTTTTGCAAATTGGGAAATGCCTGTTAGTTTTTCTGGGTTAATAGAAGAACACAATGCAGTAAGAAAAAATGTTGGGATGTTCGACATATCTCACATGGGTGTTGTGCAGTTAAAAGGTAAAAATATCAAAAGCGCATTACAAAATTTAGTTCCCTCAGACGTGTTTCGAATAGGACCTGGTGAAGCGTGTTATACAGTTTTTTTAAAAGAAAATGGAGGAATTCAAGACGATCTAATCATTTATGATCAAGGAATTTTAGAAACAAAAGAAGAAAGTATAGCTCTAGTTATTAATGCGGCAAGAAAAGAATCTGACATGGAATGGTTAAGTTCAAATCTTGCTAAAAAAGAAATCACAATATCCGAATTCATGCCAGAGGGTGCATTAATTGCGATCCAAGGTCCAGAATCCATAAGTACACTTGAGAAAATTCTCGAAGAGCCTTTATATAATTTGCCACGTTTTGGTCACAGAACTATTACTTCAAATCCCAATCTAATAAACTCACAAGAATCAATTTTTGTTGCACGAACTGGTTATACAGGAGAGGAAGGTTTCGAATTCTTGTCATCTCCTGAAACAGCAAGGTCTATCTGGAAACGTCTAATTGCGTCAGGAGTTACTCCATGCGGGCTAGGAGCAAGAGATACACTGCGTTTAGAGGCTTCTATGCATTTATATGGCAACGATATCAACCTAGATACAACTCCCTTTGAAGCTGGCTTGGGTTGGTTAGTTCATTTAGAAATGCCTAATGATTTCATAGGTAGGAAAGCTTTAGAAAAACAAGCCGAAGTTGGAACGCAAAAAAAACTTGTTGGTATTCAAGTCCTTGATAAAGGAATTGCAAGAAAAGGATATCCAGTTCTATACAACAGCGAAACTGTTGGAATAGTCACTAGCGGAACTTGGTCACCAACATTGAAAAAACCCATAGCTCTTGCTTATGTGCCAAGCGAAATTGCAAAAGTCCATACTCAAATAGAAGTAGAAATTAGAGGAACAAAACATCCTGCAATAATCGTAAAAAGACCTTTCTATCGAAAAGGTTTTTGA
- the speE gene encoding polyamine aminopropyltransferase: MNYKLKTKAEWLDEYHQGVRYGLQGKLILEESSPFQKIAIYESKRYGKALLLDDCWMTAEKSEKCYHESLIHPALCCSTQIENILIIGGGDGGSARECLKYKEVQSIDLVEIDLRVIELSQKYLPTIGGDAWSDSRLNLQIKNGIDWVKHTPENSYDVIIIDGADPIGPSKELFSNSFLKDCKRILKQGGVLATQSESPESFQKIHINIVKVLREIFDYADPMYGSVSIYPSGLWSWTFASMEQQKYMHPKKSRVKEISENCQIWSARWQQGAFNSIPAFIERELAKT, from the coding sequence ATGAATTACAAACTAAAAACAAAAGCAGAGTGGCTTGACGAGTATCATCAAGGCGTTAGATATGGACTACAGGGAAAATTAATATTAGAAGAGTCTAGTCCTTTTCAAAAGATTGCCATATATGAAAGCAAAAGATATGGAAAAGCACTATTACTTGATGATTGTTGGATGACTGCAGAGAAGTCTGAAAAGTGTTATCACGAATCTCTTATTCATCCTGCCTTATGTTGTTCTACACAAATAGAAAATATTTTAATCATTGGAGGAGGTGATGGTGGTAGTGCAAGAGAATGTTTAAAATATAAAGAGGTTCAGTCTATCGATTTAGTTGAAATTGATCTAAGAGTTATTGAATTAAGTCAAAAGTATTTGCCTACTATTGGAGGAGATGCATGGTCTGATTCAAGATTGAATTTACAAATAAAAAATGGAATTGATTGGGTAAAACATACACCAGAGAATTCATATGATGTGATTATTATTGATGGCGCAGATCCTATTGGACCGTCCAAAGAATTATTCAGCAATTCTTTTCTCAAAGATTGCAAACGAATACTTAAACAAGGAGGGGTTTTGGCAACACAAAGTGAATCTCCAGAGTCTTTTCAAAAGATTCATATAAATATTGTCAAAGTTCTTCGTGAAATTTTTGACTACGCAGATCCAATGTACGGTTCTGTATCTATATACCCAAGCGGTTTATGGAGCTGGACATTTGCATCTATGGAGCAGCAAAAATATATGCATCCAAAAAAAAGTCGAGTAAAAGAGATCTCCGAAAATTGTCAGATTTGGAGTGCGCGATGGCAGCAAGGTGCATTTAACTCTATTCCTGCATTCATAGAAAGGGAGCTAGCAAAAACATGA
- a CDS encoding valine--tRNA ligase: MIERAKTTKLSEASGLPKTYDPVGTENRWQKAWEEKGAFQPDPSAPGDPFSVVIPPPNVTGSLHMGHAFNTALIDTVVRYKRLKGNNVLCLPGTDHASIAVQTILERQLKEEGKNRRDLGRASFLEKAWEWKEKSGGRIVDQLKRLGYSVDWSRERFTLDEGLSKAVSEAFVRLHEKGLIYRGEYLVNWCPASGSAVSDLEVEMKEVDGHLWHFRYPLVTSSVSSAKQISYLEVATTRPETMLGDVAVAVNPSDERYKDLIGEKLTLPLVGRTIPIIGDPHVDKDFGTGCVKVTPAHDPNDFEIGQRHDLPQITVMTKKGTMNHNAGQFEGLDRFEAREAVIDSLKAIGLLTKIEAYKHSVPFSDRGKVPVEPLLSTQWFVKMDPLSSSCSEFFEKGQPKFIPNRWSKVYRDWLTDIRDWCISRQLWWGHRIPAWFVISQTDNKVVNETPYIVARTEDEAKKLAREKYGDSVKIEQDEDVLDTWFSSGLWPFSTLGWPDETHPDFQRWYPTNTLVTGFDIIFFWVARMTMMAGVFTERMPFADVYIHGLVRDEQNRKMSKSAGNGIDPLLLIERYGTDALRFALVREVAGAGQDIRLDFDRKNQTSATVEASRNFANKLWNATRFALINLEDQDYENLEKYDSSKLQLSDRWILSRLARVNHETANRYENYALGEAAKGLYEFAWNDFCDWYLELIKRRLNNSENLSSDELLDRKIAKSVLYKVLSDLLIMLHPLMPHLTEELWHGLTGLDENQFLALQPWPKSNEQDLNLDLESSFSDLFASIRLIRNLRAVAGLKPSQKVPVMLVSGKEVLQKTLTTSINDIAVLTKAKEVQILSPEQAKSLPSMKALAGVSGELEVVLPIEGLIDIASLRSRLEKDLNKAQKEIESLSRRLANKNFVDKAPKEVVEECRANLTESEAQVRLVKERLMGLD, from the coding sequence GTGATAGAGCGGGCAAAAACTACAAAATTATCTGAAGCCTCAGGGCTTCCTAAAACATATGATCCAGTAGGTACTGAAAATCGGTGGCAGAAAGCTTGGGAAGAAAAAGGAGCTTTTCAACCTGATCCATCAGCGCCTGGAGACCCATTCTCCGTAGTTATTCCTCCTCCAAATGTCACAGGTAGTTTGCATATGGGGCATGCTTTTAATACTGCTTTAATCGATACAGTTGTCAGGTATAAGAGATTAAAAGGCAATAATGTTCTTTGTCTTCCAGGAACAGACCATGCTTCAATTGCGGTTCAAACTATTCTCGAGCGACAACTTAAGGAAGAGGGCAAAAATCGTCGTGATCTTGGTAGAGCTTCTTTTTTGGAAAAAGCTTGGGAGTGGAAAGAAAAAAGTGGTGGAAGAATTGTTGATCAATTAAAGCGTTTGGGATATTCCGTAGACTGGAGTAGAGAGAGATTTACATTGGATGAAGGACTGAGTAAAGCTGTTTCTGAGGCATTTGTTCGTTTACATGAGAAGGGATTGATATATCGAGGAGAATATTTAGTGAATTGGTGTCCTGCCTCTGGTTCGGCTGTGAGTGATTTAGAAGTTGAAATGAAAGAAGTAGATGGACATCTATGGCATTTTCGATATCCCCTAGTCACATCATCTGTATCAAGTGCGAAACAAATTAGTTACTTAGAAGTAGCGACTACACGTCCTGAGACGATGCTTGGGGATGTCGCAGTTGCTGTGAACCCATCAGATGAAAGGTATAAAGATCTCATAGGGGAGAAACTTACTTTGCCTTTAGTTGGCAGAACCATTCCAATTATTGGAGATCCTCATGTAGATAAAGATTTTGGAACTGGATGTGTCAAAGTCACTCCAGCTCATGATCCTAATGATTTTGAGATAGGTCAGAGACATGACTTACCTCAAATAACAGTCATGACCAAAAAAGGAACGATGAATCACAATGCAGGTCAATTTGAAGGCTTGGATCGTTTTGAAGCTCGTGAAGCTGTTATTGATTCTTTAAAGGCGATTGGTCTTTTAACCAAAATAGAAGCTTATAAACATAGTGTTCCTTTCTCTGACAGAGGGAAAGTACCAGTAGAGCCATTGTTGTCAACTCAGTGGTTTGTGAAAATGGATCCTCTCTCTAGTAGTTGTTCTGAATTTTTTGAGAAAGGACAACCTAAATTTATTCCTAATAGATGGTCTAAAGTTTATCGTGATTGGTTAACTGATATAAGAGATTGGTGTATTAGTAGACAACTTTGGTGGGGACATCGCATTCCGGCTTGGTTTGTAATTAGTCAAACAGATAATAAAGTTGTTAATGAAACCCCGTACATTGTTGCTCGAACAGAAGATGAAGCGAAGAAATTAGCACGAGAAAAATATGGAGATTCAGTTAAAATTGAGCAAGATGAAGATGTGCTAGATACATGGTTTTCCAGCGGATTATGGCCTTTTTCTACATTAGGCTGGCCTGATGAAACCCATCCTGATTTTCAACGTTGGTATCCCACGAACACTTTGGTTACTGGCTTTGACATTATTTTCTTTTGGGTTGCAAGGATGACAATGATGGCTGGTGTCTTTACGGAGCGGATGCCATTTGCTGACGTCTATATTCACGGACTTGTTAGAGATGAACAGAACAGAAAAATGAGTAAAAGTGCTGGAAATGGCATTGATCCTTTATTACTAATAGAAAGATATGGAACAGATGCTTTAAGGTTTGCTCTTGTTCGTGAAGTTGCAGGTGCGGGCCAAGATATACGTCTTGACTTTGATCGTAAAAATCAAACATCAGCAACGGTTGAGGCATCTAGAAATTTTGCTAATAAGCTTTGGAATGCAACTAGGTTTGCTCTTATTAATCTTGAAGATCAAGATTATGAAAACTTGGAGAAATACGATTCTTCTAAGTTGCAATTATCGGACAGGTGGATTTTATCAAGACTTGCACGAGTCAATCATGAGACTGCTAATCGATATGAAAATTATGCTCTAGGAGAGGCCGCTAAGGGATTATATGAATTTGCTTGGAATGATTTTTGTGATTGGTATTTAGAATTAATTAAACGGCGATTGAATAATTCAGAAAATCTTTCTTCCGATGAATTATTAGATCGAAAAATAGCGAAAAGTGTTTTATACAAAGTTCTAAGTGATCTTTTGATTATGCTTCACCCTCTAATGCCTCATTTGACAGAGGAGCTTTGGCATGGATTAACAGGTTTAGATGAGAATCAATTTTTAGCTTTGCAGCCTTGGCCCAAATCAAATGAACAAGACTTGAATCTCGATTTAGAGAGTTCTTTCTCTGATTTATTTGCATCTATCAGATTGATTCGCAATCTAAGAGCAGTTGCTGGGTTGAAACCCTCTCAAAAAGTTCCTGTCATGTTGGTTTCTGGTAAGGAGGTCTTACAAAAAACACTAACAACATCAATCAATGATATTGCTGTTTTGACCAAGGCTAAGGAAGTACAGATATTATCTCCTGAGCAAGCAAAGTCATTGCCTTCAATGAAAGCTCTAGCAGGAGTAAGTGGAGAGCTTGAGGTAGTGCTGCCTATTGAAGGATTGATAGATATAGCTTCATTACGATCTAGGCTAGAAAAAGATTTAAATAAAGCACAAAAAGAAATTGAAAGTCTTTCTAGACGTTTAGCGAATAAGAATTTTGTTGATAAAGCTCCCAAAGAGGTTGTTGAAGAATGCAGAGCAAACTTAACTGAGTCAGAAGCTCAAGTCCGTCTAGTCAAAGAGCGTCTAATGGGATTGGATTGA
- a CDS encoding TVP38/TMEM64 family protein, translating into MTHNIETLVNSFIPFLSSPLGILGFALVYVFWVSCLLPGSWLSMLSGFLYGTWLGSSVVFVGAFVGAHLTFYLGRTFLKEWAQNKVSNFPKVQIMEKAVKREGLKVILLTRLSPLFPFGLLNFTYGLSDVKVRDFTIGMIGILPGTILYCSLGSLALKVSNFGEVLSGRSDTSSFVWSLISIFSTILIVILVLRSARKINQDS; encoded by the coding sequence ATGACTCATAACATAGAAACTCTAGTCAATTCTTTTATTCCTTTTTTAAGCAGTCCTTTAGGAATTTTGGGTTTTGCTTTGGTTTATGTTTTTTGGGTGTCTTGCTTGCTGCCAGGCTCCTGGCTTTCCATGTTGTCTGGCTTTCTTTATGGAACTTGGCTTGGAAGTTCGGTTGTTTTTGTAGGTGCTTTTGTTGGAGCTCACCTAACTTTTTATTTAGGGAGAACTTTTTTAAAAGAATGGGCTCAAAACAAGGTCTCGAATTTTCCAAAAGTTCAAATTATGGAGAAGGCTGTTAAACGCGAGGGTCTAAAAGTCATTCTTTTAACTAGACTTTCTCCTCTTTTTCCATTTGGTTTACTTAATTTTACTTATGGCTTGAGCGATGTAAAAGTTCGTGATTTTACTATTGGAATGATTGGTATATTACCTGGAACAATTTTATATTGCAGCTTGGGTTCCTTAGCACTTAAAGTTTCAAATTTTGGCGAGGTGCTTTCCGGAAGATCTGATACAAGTTCATTTGTTTGGAGCTTAATTAGTATCTTTTCAACAATTTTAATTGTTATTTTGGTTTTACGTTCAGCAAGAAAAATAAATCAGGATTCTTAA
- the speB gene encoding agmatinase, with the protein MTQSNLKDLSLFNNDGAIFMGAQRGIDQCRVSLLGVPYDGTCCFRPGARFGPSAIREDSYGIETYCPQLDLDLEDINFTDIGSLDVPLGDAELTLDYISDATNILLKNNLKPLIIGGEHSITIGIIKSIITNYPDLIMLQLDAHADLRDKWLGSKYSHACTMKRCLEILPSKKIFQIGIRSGTKSEFLEMNNSKSLIQHNLGENAKSLEKALNSFKGRPIYLTFDLDWFDPSIMPGTGTPEPGGYFWGDFAAIIDVIKSHNLIGADVVELSPKLDHTGISSILAAKVIRSLIMLLVKSS; encoded by the coding sequence ATGACCCAATCCAACCTCAAAGATCTATCACTGTTTAATAACGACGGTGCAATATTTATGGGCGCCCAAAGAGGCATCGATCAATGCAGAGTGTCACTTTTAGGAGTTCCTTATGATGGAACTTGTTGCTTTAGACCTGGTGCAAGATTTGGTCCTTCTGCTATTAGGGAAGATAGTTATGGAATTGAAACATATTGTCCGCAATTAGATTTAGATTTAGAAGATATTAACTTTACTGATATAGGTTCATTAGATGTTCCCCTTGGAGATGCAGAATTAACACTTGATTATATAAGCGATGCTACAAATATTTTACTTAAAAATAATTTAAAGCCTCTTATTATTGGTGGAGAACATTCAATAACAATTGGGATTATTAAATCAATAATTACTAATTATCCTGACTTAATTATGCTTCAATTAGATGCTCATGCAGACCTAAGAGATAAATGGTTAGGTAGTAAATATAGTCATGCATGTACTATGAAAAGATGTTTAGAAATACTACCTAGCAAAAAGATCTTTCAAATAGGAATAAGAAGTGGAACAAAATCAGAATTTCTTGAAATGAATAATAGTAAAAGTTTAATTCAACACAATTTGGGAGAGAATGCAAAATCTTTAGAAAAAGCTCTAAACAGTTTTAAAGGGAGACCAATCTATTTAACTTTTGATTTAGATTGGTTTGATCCCTCTATAATGCCAGGAACAGGCACTCCAGAGCCCGGAGGCTATTTTTGGGGAGATTTTGCAGCAATAATAGATGTGATTAAGTCTCATAATTTAATTGGTGCAGATGTAGTCGAATTATCTCCCAAATTAGATCACACTGGTATTAGTAGCATCCTTGCTGCAAAAGTTATACGTTCATTAATTATGTTATTGGTTAAATCATCCTAA
- the ligA gene encoding NAD-dependent DNA ligase LigA: MNSNLDQYYERVKELRALLNKANYSYYVLDAPEIDDAIYDQLYRELIEIENIHPSLITDDSPSQRLGGIPSKGFKNVTHNIPLLSLDNAFNLNELEAWYARVRKLINSENKSIKEVNNPELICELKIDGNAVAIRYENGILTKAATRGDGKTGEDITNNIRTISTIPLRLLLKNPPTWMEIRGEAFMPNNIFKKLNLERKNTDQPLFANPRNSCAGTLRQLDPKIVASRKLDFFAYSLYLPEDWEPTDSNFKKPNSQSKSLEFLKNIGFKVNITYETKKNLNEANSYYKYWGIEKDSLAYATDGIVVKIDNFEIQNLLGATNKAPRWAIAVKYPAEEKPTKLKKLIFQVGRSGAVTPVAEFDSIELAGTSVNRATLHNAKRLASLDLHYEDTIIVRKAGEIIPEVIRVIKEFRTVDSQLVEFPQNCPSCDSKLIQEENEAITKCINFECPAKLKGRLRHWVSKGSMNIDGLGEKIINQLVNEGYVKSIADLYKLEIDSLLELERFGEKSANNLLIEINESKNKNWHKQLYGLGIPHIGEANAKSLSKNFHSIEELNAIAKDAPENISNIYGFGNEMKDAIIKWFDDSKNQTLIRELKEVGFSLKESLDLNDNLNQSNIFDGKIFVLTGTLDSLTRDKAKEFIEIAGGKVSSSISKKTDFLVSGEKAGSKLKKAQELGVKIINENELKLLLSEKTKFKNE, translated from the coding sequence GTGAATTCAAACTTGGATCAATATTATGAACGTGTAAAAGAGCTTAGAGCTTTGCTTAATAAAGCAAATTACTCTTACTATGTATTAGATGCACCGGAGATTGACGATGCTATTTATGATCAACTATATCGAGAATTAATTGAAATTGAAAATATCCACCCATCTCTAATTACTGATGATAGCCCTTCCCAAAGATTGGGAGGTATTCCTTCTAAAGGATTCAAAAATGTTACGCACAATATTCCTCTTTTAAGTCTAGATAATGCTTTTAATTTAAATGAATTGGAAGCATGGTATGCAAGGGTCAGAAAATTAATAAATTCAGAAAATAAAAGTATCAAGGAAGTTAATAATCCAGAACTAATATGTGAATTAAAAATTGATGGAAATGCTGTTGCAATAAGGTATGAAAATGGAATTTTAACTAAAGCAGCAACTCGTGGAGATGGAAAAACTGGAGAAGATATCACTAATAACATCAGGACAATTTCTACAATTCCTTTACGTTTATTATTAAAGAATCCACCCACTTGGATGGAAATCAGAGGCGAAGCTTTCATGCCCAATAATATATTTAAAAAACTCAATCTTGAGAGAAAAAATACTGATCAACCACTTTTTGCCAATCCTAGAAACTCTTGTGCAGGAACATTAAGACAATTAGATCCTAAAATAGTTGCATCTAGAAAACTTGACTTCTTCGCATATAGTCTTTATTTACCAGAAGATTGGGAGCCAACTGATAGCAATTTTAAAAAACCAAATTCTCAATCTAAATCACTTGAGTTTTTAAAAAATATTGGTTTTAAAGTTAATATTACATATGAAACAAAGAAAAACTTAAATGAAGCAAATAGCTATTACAAATATTGGGGAATTGAAAAAGATTCTTTAGCTTATGCAACTGATGGGATAGTAGTAAAAATAGATAACTTTGAAATACAAAATCTCTTAGGAGCAACAAATAAAGCTCCAAGATGGGCCATCGCTGTCAAATATCCAGCAGAAGAGAAACCGACTAAATTAAAAAAACTCATTTTCCAAGTAGGTCGCTCTGGCGCTGTAACACCTGTAGCAGAGTTTGATTCGATAGAACTTGCAGGAACATCTGTTAATCGTGCAACTCTTCATAATGCAAAAAGACTTGCCTCTTTAGATCTTCATTATGAAGACACCATAATTGTTCGAAAAGCTGGAGAAATTATTCCCGAAGTGATCAGAGTTATAAAAGAATTTAGAACAGTTGATTCACAATTAGTAGAATTTCCTCAAAACTGCCCCTCATGTGATTCCAAATTAATTCAAGAAGAAAATGAAGCAATAACGAAATGTATTAATTTTGAATGCCCAGCAAAATTAAAAGGTCGTTTACGTCATTGGGTCAGTAAAGGGTCAATGAACATAGATGGATTAGGTGAAAAAATTATAAATCAATTAGTAAATGAAGGATATGTAAAATCAATCGCAGATTTGTACAAACTTGAAATTGATTCCCTTTTAGAACTTGAAAGATTTGGTGAAAAATCTGCAAATAATTTACTAATAGAAATTAACGAGTCTAAAAATAAAAATTGGCACAAACAGCTCTACGGTTTAGGGATACCTCACATAGGAGAAGCTAATGCTAAATCTCTTTCAAAAAACTTTCATAGTATCGAAGAACTTAATGCTATTGCGAAGGATGCACCTGAAAATATATCGAATATTTATGGATTTGGAAACGAGATGAAAGATGCAATAATTAAGTGGTTCGATGATTCTAAAAATCAAACCTTAATTAGAGAATTAAAAGAAGTCGGATTCTCCCTAAAAGAGAGTTTAGATTTAAACGACAATTTAAATCAATCAAATATTTTTGATGGTAAGATTTTTGTCTTAACAGGAACTTTGGATTCGCTTACAAGAGATAAAGCAAAGGAATTTATAGAAATTGCTGGAGGGAAAGTCAGCTCTTCAATTAGTAAAAAAACTGATTTCTTAGTATCAGGAGAAAAAGCTGGGAGTAAATTAAAAAAAGCACAAGAGCTTGGAGTGAAGATAATTAACGAAAATGAATTGAAGCTATTATTATCAGAAAAAACAAAGTTTAAAAATGAATAA